cgcgacaggtcgagatggcaatcgcgatATGAGGTGAGGTTACGCCCAGCACACCCACActatcctgcaccgggttagcacgggggctgtgtggaTGTGCTGGGCACCCtcacccgattgccatctcgacctgtcgtgtactatacttTCCCATGTTACAACTTTACCTGCTGCCTGCTTTGTAATATACAAACTTTGTATACCAACCTatccatacctacctaagtaagcCAAATTCAATTGCAATTTCGTCCATAGGTTATTTTATGACCAAATTACGACTTAAAGCTGCACTTCTGAATTGAATGATGGAACAATGCAATTAATATAAATGAAGATAAAATTCAACCATGATGAAACTGTCTCccaaataagtatataatataatatgtataggtataatcataatattataatgttgttTCATCAAGATTTACTTTTATTAGAAATCGTACCTATTATGAAAACTCATCAAAATATAAgtttataacaaaattaaattattctcatcctgatgtattttattattattttaccaatgtttttgtactattttatatacttaggtaaggtggtcataatttaaattacacaacagaaaaataacatagataagtaggtaaacaTATGCCAAAATGAATAAATCGTGACGTCGAAATCATTATATTTTAGCttgattaaataatatattttgtctatatataataataataatttatatatagaaagacaaaattatttaacgGCATTCGTTACAAGAAATTTCAGCTCTGCAAGTAAATGCTTGGTATAAAATATAGATACGGGTAATAAATTTATAAGTGATTGTTTGTAAAAATCTTATCTTATGAACATAGAAATATACAAAAAGCTATCGCTCGGTTCTACATCACGTATAAGTTGTACActatatcatagtttttgataaaACAGATGATGTACCTGTCTGCTACTTACACGTTAATGTGAACCAGTACAGGACCTATAGTTACATTCGCCAATCGTCTCTTTACACATTTATCTCAGCCTTTTCGAGTAGGAGAATCATAATTATGATAATTATCGAAATTTGGAATATAAAATAGTAACTAGTAAACTCGGTGAATAATAATTACATGTAGTAATGTCGGTCAGTTCGTAGTGACTGACTCGAGCGACTACGTCTCTACGATGTGAAGCACCATTTGTTCTAGCGTAGGGATAATGTACAAAGTTCATCCAATCTAATCTACGTAACGTTAGAATTAAGTTGATGCATATACGCGCGTAATCTCCAATAATTCATTAGGAACaacgttttaaaaatactatgcgatttttttattaagtaggttaacttaaaaagtaataaaatatttttcgcgCTTTTGGCACTTACCACTAATATGAGACAATTTTAATTCCTAAAATTTGTCTTGTGTTATCAAGAAATTACGCAAAATTTGTAGCGCATTGTCGTCATCACGTTTAAGTAATTCTTTGTTCAGTTATACATGATGTAACAATGGATATAAattcaaatattatgtataacaaACAGCTGTCAAGATGTTCTTTGGTGAAATTTAAGCAATTCGTACACACGATGCAGTTAAATAGGAAAAGTACTGAAAattaagtagtacctacctgcctgtTTAAATACCACTTTACAAtgatactgatatttttcctacataactataatgtacctatttacacgatatttacatataaatgtataaataattaaaaatctatgTGAAAACATCATTATTTacaatagaattaaaaaaacaatcgaGTTGAGCATTAGCGCAAAAGGGAGGATGCCAATCCTAACAATAATTACAACAATGCTTATTAAAATATAGATTCTTATTTACCTAACCGGATGCATTCTGTGTAAGTACTTAGTACTTGTAAACGCATAAAACTCGTTATTTTAAACAACTACAACTTAACGTTCGTATCGTAATctcatagccactgaataagaAAATTTTAAAGAGTTTGTCTCACGATTGTCTTAACacatttaataaaatacttttatttgatcacaagaCTGGAATCACAAAATGCGGCGGGAAATTGCGTCCGACAAGTGTGCACTGCGACGACGGCGGCGATGCGGCCCGCCAGCCTCAGGTGCACTCGATGATGAGGGGTTGGTTGGACTCTATGACGCTGGGCCGCGTCTCGCCGCCCGGCGAGCTGTAGTGTGCCTGCTCGTGGTCGGCGGCCGGAGGCAGCAGGCTGCGGTACTGCGGGCATCCCGGGCTAGGCGAAAGCTGCCCGTGCCCGGTCACTAGATGCGGAGTGGTGGTGTGCGCGTGCCCTCCCATCAGAGCTTCGCCGTGCGGCATCGCCACTCGCGCCCCACCGGCTCCCACCAGCCCTCCCTGCGATGCTGAGTGCAGCTCGTACGCCTCGTGCCCCTCTCTTTCGTGGCAGTCTTTGTCGAGAGTACCTGCAAAGTGCACGCGAAAATGAAATCGGTCGCGTTCAGCGAGAGCGCAAGTGAAAGTCGCGGTTCACCTACGGGGAGAAAGTGCATCGCGTTCAATCTCTCTTCAGTGTATATCATTTTTTCGTATAGTTATTAAATACAGTcgttattattcaaataataagTATGTAATACAGTGTAAAGATTATTTAGGTGTAAggttattgaaaataatatttaaaaacctatattttcgTATGGAGTACGGAAAATTTAAACTTTCACTTACCGATACATTCAGTATGAGCGGCGTTAGTAATTGCTAAAACTTCTTCGATGTTGTTCGGTTTGCAGCTAGTCGTTTTCCAGTGAGTGCGTAGTCCAGATGCGCTGATATACTTTTTGTCACAGCCTTGACAAACGTATGGCCGATCGTTCGTATGAAGCCTCTTGTGCAGTTTTAGATGAACAAATTGTGTGAATTTTTGCATACATAGATCACAGGCGTAAGGCTTCTGGCCGGAATGTAGTCGTAGATGTGTTTTCAAGTTGGATGTTGAGGAAAACCTTTTCTTGCAGATATCACATTGGTGCGGTTTTTCGCCCgtatgtactagatgatgtttTTGTAGATGAGCTAGTTGTGTAAATGATTTATTGCAAACATTGCATTTGAACGGTCGCTCTCCTGAATGTGTTCTTAAATGAACCTTTAGATTTGAAAGCTGACCGAAGGTTTTACAGCACACATTACATTCATAATGCATTTTTCCGTCTTTTTTCTTTAGCGGGTACGGTAAACTTCTGTAACCGCGAGAGGATTGTGAATTAGGACTCATCGGTCCGACCATGAGACTACATGTGCCATCTGGACTCATACTGTGCTGTGGTACAAGTTGTCCGTTAACATTAGCATTTTGAATTAAACTCAACTGAGAGCAATTTTTAAGAGTTATTACACTGGTTGAAGATGGGAAATGGTGATTACTTTGTCCATTTTGAATTCTTTCATATTGATGAGAAGATGACACTGTTGGCGAATATGTACTCGGTGGAGATCCTAGTTGTGTAATTATTGTAGAATTAGGCGGTGAATATAGACTATACGAATAATTTGGATAGTGGCTTTCATACCGCGTCTCTCTTATTTCCCTTATTTCTCTTATTTCACGTATTTCTGTCGTATGTGGAATAGTATGCGGAGGCGATGAAGAATATACTGATACTGAATTAGGTGCTGGCAACTGTTGTGGTAAGGGCAGCAATGATGGCAATGGTGTCAGGTTTGAACTTGAATCAGGACTGCAAGCGTTACCGTACCTTTGGCTTTTCTTGTAAGAATATGCCATTTCTGTCGGCGATGATGGTGGCGGAGTTGCGTTTGGCTGTCTCCGGTTTGAGTCATTGTTATTGGTGTCGATTCTATTTCCTGTGAGAATGGTTTCTAGTATTCGCGTATCGGGGGGTGTGTAACGCATGAAAGCTGGTTGTGGTGTTGGTGATATAGTTCCATCTTCGTAGTATGGTTTATTTAGAGGAACGACTGTGTTTTGTGACGATTCTAAAACTATTACAGTGGAAGTGGCTGGATCGCGTCGAGGTGGGGACAAATTGTGTGGTGATGTATCAATAACTTCTTCTGCGATTATTAATTCCTTTTCACTTTCGCAATCCATATCCTTATGATTTTGATATTGATAGGCTCTgggcatttttattttaacttttctgTACTCATTGCGATGCATATCTTGATCTATTTTTTGAACTATGACAGTTTCCTTGGGCTCATTAGTTTTATTAGAGCAATCTAATACATAATTTTCTATATCTGAATCACTTGAGTCTTCCGGCGGCGTGAATTCATCGTGATAACCATTGCTGTGATAACCCTCGTCTGATCTCACGGAACCATCATTTGGCGTTAGTTGATGTTCATAATGGTTTGGTACACAATGAGTAAAAGTAGGAGATTTACTACCGCCTTTATCTTGATTATTTGTTGCCATAGGAGAAGGCCCGCGAACATCCCTCAAATGTAGATTTTGTGCAGGAGATCTGTTACTGTGCATTCTTGGGTTTTCAAGTTGATGTATTACTACATGCGACGTACTCTCTTTATGTTGAATTATTAAAGTTTGATTGTCTCTATGCTGTAACTTTACTGGTGAAGGTGGTTGCATTAAATTGCTTAGGGACAATGATGTGTGCTCGTTTATAATTGGACTATCGGATTTGGGATGAATGATATTTGAAGAAATGTCCGTTCGCACAATTGCTctctcatttttatttatatttctggAGTCATCGCGTGGTAGTAGATTGGGATTTTCATGAAGAGTTTTATCATTAGAATCCCGTTTTCTCCGCCTTGTTGGAATTTCTCCGTCAAGAATCTCTTTAGCATTTGTAAGACTAAGGACATACTTCATGTGGTTAAAGGCGATTTCCGGATGTACTGGTGCTGGTGGCAAGCCGTAAGCTTTTTTAATAGTCTCTTCTTTACCTGCAATCGATGACactgttataattattttggatgTATGGaatcattaaaattttaaagatttataaaACTAGAAACAAGTTTTTTTACTTACATATAGAGTATGTAGCTCTTTCAGGATCGATATCATAGCCAAGCCTTGTTGCAAAGTCTTTGCAGTACCACACCATGAGTTCTTCGTTAGGCATGATAtccctaaaaatatttaatttcaaataaataaatcatttaaaaccTGCCAGAATTTGAAAGTTCGACAAAAAATCGCATAGTGTGTTGTGCATACCGAATAGTGTAGAAGTATATGTGTTCCTGGTGTTGACACGCGACAAGGTTCATCACGGAGAGGGAGTAAGCTGAAGCGACGTATCGCATCCAGTTTGCTACGCTCGTATCAGATCCATCAAGGTAATAATAATCGCTATCTTTAAATATCTGCAATCAATAATAGGAAACTATTAACAACTCATAAGTAGATATTCATATTGTTACCATTCTTAACTCAAACAAGGAACTGTTGGAtgtaaattatgtaatttataaCGATTTTAAGCTTGTTGTATGGGACACGTGACAcgtatttaatatttacaatacGCGTGCAGCTGATAGCAACATGCTTACTATGATTATGGCGAAGTCAAGGACGTCATGCGGTGTCAAAGTAAGTAATGTGAGACGCGGAAGATAAAATGTTGAAACAAAACATTAGAAACTATATTTTTAGTAACTACTTactcaaaattacttaaaattttGTTCTAGGTTGATAGATTTAAATTATATCTATAAAGCAGTAAAGCCCATCACCACATAAAAGATAAGCCCAAGTCTCACCTTAATGTTTCCATAAGTATGATGCCTGACAGTTTCTTGTACCTGGCCCAAAATAGAGAGGAATAGGTTAGTTAGAGATAGTAGTGAAGAGTATAATTTAGACAAATTAGGCTTAAATTAATGGCGGTAAGGGTGGATTCCTGATTGTGCTCGATAGTATGGGTGTAAACTATTTTAGCCTGCTTTAGGATAGCATAGTATGAAAAACCACAACCAAAAGACCTAGTACCTAATAAGCAGTTTGGGTATTGATTTACAgttttaattactaattattatgaagGGATTTTTTGGTTATTTCACTTACCCTCCAGTAATAACGCCAGGAAACTTTGTCGTTTGGTTTGTTAGGTGTACGAGTGCCTTCGAACGGACCAAACCTCGTACCGCGTGGAATAACTCCTGTACTCCATACGCCTTCAGTCTGTAAATAACAGTATACACTCTTGTAAGTTAAGGAAATAGGTAAATAAcgtatcataatataattatataggtatagtacgtgacccGCTAACGGGTgacgagcgggtgtgcggggcgtccctccgcctcataccccgattgccatctcaacctgtggtGTACTTAAAATATCATATTTGTTAAAGGCCATTCCTTTGCTACCTACCACTTTTTTACACATTTTGGTAAGTTGTAGTAATTATGCAATTTATGAAATATATCGTCCGTTTCAGATGCTTTTGTTGCGTATcaactatataatattacttaagtaataatattttaaatgtttcaatgaatatttattttaagtatctAACCACAAATACCAATAAAATTCGTGGTCAAATAATCAGTCGTGTTTTGAGTTATGCTACGTGAGGAGTTCTTCGATACCTACAAAATCATGTACGACTAGGTGGAATGTAGCCCATAACAAAATCTGAACAACCCGACTCCATGCTTCCTTGTCTCTCCTGctttcagtacgcttagtataagattttacgtctcaccaaacgtttctataattcgagagtcgaaacacaatacctacTAGTCCAGTCATTAAAGCCAAAACCCGAAAGTAATTAGTAACTTGATGAAATTGTAGGGGGTTTTTAAAGAAGGTGAAATAACTTACCGTGTGATTTTGCAGCGTTCTGGGGTGTACGGAAAGGGTTGAAAAGGGGTGAAACGGGTTTTTTGTGAATAACATTGccaaaaaaattagtaacacgCTGCAAATGTATAATAAGGTTGTTCTTACCGTTTTGTAACCTTTATTAAATTTGCAGCGTTTTGCAACATACGGaacattgtttattattaaaaacaataaaatttgttattaattatttaaagtttgttaaggcattccgaaccagtggtagatgcatctgactattcgtaagtacttgtaaaagtttattcgaataaaaaagattttaacaTGGGTAAAAAAATAGTAACACACTGCAAATTTGGAATTAGGTTGTTCTTACCGTTTTGTAACGTGTATTAAATTTGCAGCGTTTTGCAAGATACGCaacattgtttattattaaaaaacaatgaaatttgTTAATAACAGgggtaaaaaaaattagtaacacgGTGTAAATTTATAATGACGTTGTTCTTACCGTTTTCAAACGTTTATTAAATTTGCAGCGTTTTGCAACATACGGAACATTGTTAATcactatataaaaaatatttcatttagtaTCAATGGTAAAAAAGTTAGTGAAGAGTTGCAATCTAAAaagaatactatcaacgttggtgagacataaaatctcatactacgcttagtatgagattgtTTGTACAGAGTGTTTTTAGGCGCAAGGCCAGAAGCTTATATGAAGGTTCTGCGTGAAACGAGCCTACAAGGTTGAGAGGCTAGTAAAGGAGGAAGGTGGTGAGAGAAGCGAGCCGCATTCGAGTTGTTGAAGTTGAAGGATGATATAAAAAACTTTAGACCCTTGGTACCacttcatatacctacttaacaggTTTTATGAATGAATGGTGATAAATGAATGATAAAATAAGACCTTTGCTCCACCGTCGCGTCCACCTGcgataatgtaggtacatttttaccaAAAGAAAATTTAggagaaaaaaaaactacgcaTCTTCAGCAAGCGGGGAACAACAAGGTAGAGGAGATAGGATTTAaaactcgtacctacttcattcGTAGGTAGCTAATAATGTATCTAAGTCCaatattattgaaattgaaCATACCGGTGTATTTGGGGTGGATAGTACTGCCGATGGTCTGAGCGCCAGGCTGCGTGGGAGAGTTCTTTCGGCTCTGTTCGGTACGCCACGTTCGCAAGGCACGTCGGGTACTATGTACACAGTGAGCCTCTCGAACTCTTCCTCGCGCATGCGCGTCACGTCATATGAGTCTGGTGCGGCCACAGCGCCCGCGCCGGGACTTGCTGTACGGCCCACCGTTGTTGTAGGGATTTCTTCACTTGTTGACTGTGAAAATCAAATTGAATCAAAATATAGTTCTAGCTAAATCGTCACAATATGGCGGAcacgttttctcttttttagtTTGGAGCGTTATATGAATGTTTTAAAATGGGGATTAATTAcgtagtttatttttgaaagcaaaTACAAATCCAAATATGACGTAATCTAGAAAAATGAGATAGAAAGAGTTTTAACTTCATTAGATCAGGTAGAGCTAGCTATATTAGAATTAACTCATTagttatatgatttatgaatatacatacgtggaacaatattatataggtataataaaccGTTGAGGCCTTCGATATTTTAAATGGTTtacaattttacttttatttcatCTTGTACAAAACCTACCACTGATAATAATATACACTGAAATAACTagcttaaaaaataataatttatctataaAATTGTCAAAGAAGTATCACAGCTCGAAAAatctatgtaaataataattaactggTTGTGTTGAATGGCGATTGCGCTGCTATCAATCAAAAATATGCAAAAGGGACGCATTCCACCCTTTTCATCCGTATGCATAATTCGGTGTGCAAACTTATTATGGATCTTGTCTTCCTATTTTGAGAGTTTATTTCTGCAACGTGTGGAGATAACGACGTCGGTGGTGTTCGATAAAGGGGCGGTGCTACTACTGACCTAGTTTTCCTACAAATGCGCACTTTCCACCGCGCACCGACACTTCCCATTTCTCTATATACATTTTCCACAAATTTAAGTTATCCCGACACTGATAACACTAGCATATTACAATTTAGAGCGAAACAAAGACAGTAGgcagtttaaattattatatttattcaaataggtaATATGTTTTCTACTCACCAGCCTCATTTTGATGATTAAATGTCGTCTATTTGTTAAGAAATTTTGTACCTGAAACAATAATGGAAATATATGATAATATATAAACTAATTTTTTAACTTAAGCCTATGTGTTGCAATAAATCTAGAACGTAATGTAGAATCTGCATTCCgaaccggcgcggcgcggcgggtaGTCAAAGACGTAGCATCTGCCGCATTtggacagcgtggtagactatggccaaaccctcattttgaaaggagacctgtgctcagtagtgagccagcgatgggtagTTTATGATGAGGATGATAATGATGCCTGATgtatgatttattttaatttcaatgcCTGTCTTTTGTTTGAAAGACTCGCGCGCCCATTCGGTGCTGATACTATGTTAGAAACCTTCAAGAAAGTGCTAACAACAACTGTGCAAAGTCAATAGAATAAACGATGTGCGAACAATTTATACATAAGACgactaatttataattaccAAAAAAACTTAAGCACACAGGTGCATTGTTATATATGTGCAATCCGAAAATAATCCGATTGGAAAAGGTTATAAAGTTGGCAATGCCGCGTAATTCTGATTGAGAAGGTTTTTTATGGCAGATAGGGGCATCATAGATAAAAAGAGATTTGTAAAATTAAGTATACTTGCTAAAAGTGTAAAAGCAAATATATCAGTGTAATTTATAACTAATACACAGATCGGTAAagactaaataaataatgttggtATATCTACGTATAAgaacatttttaaaatacacGCTCTTTTTATCATTTGGCGTTATAAGcgtaaaataaatttctttaaACAGGTCAAATAAGGGTTTTTACTCCCCAATCAGATTCTAATTTGGAAATCGATTTTATGTCTAGCTTAGTAACTTTTAGTCTATAATACTCAAGGATAATGCAGCTATCGATCAGTGGAAGAATTTTAGAATTATGACTTCCGGAGATTACTCTCCATATACAAActcacaaattaaaaaaaaaccaccattttataatacctactggtATCCGATGACAaccatttatctaaatatataaaagaaaaaggtgactgactgactgactgactgactgactgactgactgatctatcaacgcacagctcaaactactggacggatcgtgctgaaatttggcatgcagatagctattatgacgcaggcatccactaagaagggatttttgaaaattcaactctggaaggggtgaaataggggttcgaaattttgtgtagcccacgcggacgaagtcgcgggcattagctagtactaATATATACCAGTAGGCTTCGCCACCtgctgagctatgttggttactctgcttctcctacggatctcctcatttctaaatTTCGGCAGACTGTCTTTCTGTAATTCGATGTTGTCTCGGCATACTTAAGGCGAGTGCGTACGatcccaaaattaatgtttacatATCGTTACTCCAGTGTGAAACAACCTTTAAATATTTACCGTTTATGGTTAAGCAATAGTAAAGTTCAACATTTCATTGCATTATTTCTCTCGGAAGCATGTATGAGGACGTCGTCAAAACTTCTgtgtttaaacaattttttttccccAAACCGGGTCTATTTGATAGTCAAATCGTTGTGTAAGCATCATTAAAACATTTTAGTGTAAACATGGTTGAATATATTATATGTGTTGAAATGTAAGTTTAAAACGACCATACAGCGGACATTTGTATAAATTCTGACTAGTTTTACTAGTGACTATACACGCGTAGAGGTTGGCGTAGAGTAACTGCTACGTTCCGTAGCATAgtgttgtaaaataattattacagttacaattttttcttccacttgctcgtaatttgctactttactgaagaaagaatttcactacagaggactgctatcgggtctttactggccgcacgccaacaatttccaagaggactgtaatggaaattgctggacagttccatactgatgacgaggttctttatggtctagactaaaataaattgagtttgtTTAGGTacatgattttattaatttctgacttatatgaataaaatcgtataaattgtatataactattttttaattttaatttcttttatctttttttaaatattttttttaatacttttatttatttaattaggtattatatcttttttatcattattgtttctttttcatttttttatctttctaatacaatttttttgccattatttttttaaatgattttagtgctttcttttaattatttgtatcttatttttttcttataaaatttttgtaatgatttttttaattctttttttcatcattttgcATCTCGATAAATCTTGAAAATATCATCCATATCAATTAACGTAACATAACAACACAAGCTGCTAGTGGGCATAGTGACAGTACACGCGTTCCATATGAGTGCGGACTGACTGTGACTTGTAGAACAACAGTGACTGTGTCTTCTTTATTCTTATGAATCCCTGGTACTTTTTAGGCGACTTTTCATACAAACAAGTACCAAAAAGTTTCCAGATGGATGTCCTTTATCTATTTTGCAAATTGTTAGTCGGCcaatttgagtttttttttaactggcacATAAACAATATATATCTTCATATGAAGAAAAGTACTATACAATTCTGAGCCAAAATTCTCGGCGCCTTGACCTTCTGATAatactcggccagtaatcgctttatttcaaGCCTGGAATGTATTACCAAACCTATCAAAAAGTGAAACGTCAGGAGTATGGGTGCGATGAAATGCACGTCGCTGTTTTCTGGGCAGCGCGTCTATACTCTATAtgagtgatgactgatgagcatatggatgtaggaaataaaaaatacaaaaggtgtgattttttgtcaattgaaaagttataatttttacatgattttaacttttttatgaatttaatcta
This genomic window from Maniola hyperantus chromosome 5, iAphHyp1.2, whole genome shotgun sequence contains:
- the Blimp-1 gene encoding PR domain zinc finger protein 1 isoform X3, whose protein sequence is MRLSTSEEIPTTTVGRTASPGAGAVAAPDSYDVTRMREEEFERLTVYIVPDVPCERGVPNRAERTLPRSLALRPSAVLSTPNTPTEGVWSTGVIPRGTRFGPFEGTRTPNKPNDKVSWRYYWRIFKDSDYYYLDGSDTSVANWMRYVASAYSLSVMNLVACQHQEHIYFYTIRDIMPNEELMVWYCKDFATRLGYDIDPERATYSILSSIAGKEETIKKAYGLPPAPVHPEIAFNHMKYVLSLTNAKEILDGEIPTRRRKRDSNDKTLHENPNLLPRDDSRNINKNERAIVRTDISSNIIHPKSDSPIINEHTSLSLSNLMQPPSPVKLQHRDNQTLIIQHKESTSHVVIHQLENPRMHSNRSPAQNLHLRDVRGPSPMATNNQDKGGSKSPTFTHCVPNHYEHQLTPNDGSVRSDEGYHSNGYHDEFTPPEDSSDSDIENYVLDCSNKTNEPKETVIVQKIDQDMHRNEYRKVKIKMPRAYQYQNHKDMDCESEKELIIAEEVIDTSPHNLSPPRRDPATSTVIVLESSQNTVVPLNKPYYEDGTISPTPQPAFMRYTPPDTRILETILTGNRIDTNNNDSNRRQPNATPPPSSPTEMAYSYKKSQRYGNACSPDSSSNLTPLPSLLPLPQQLPAPNSVSVYSSSPPHTIPHTTEIREIREIREIRETRYESHYPNYSYSLYSPPNSTIITQLGSPPSTYSPTVSSSHQYERIQNGQSNHHFPSSTSVITLKNCSQLSLIQNANVNGQLVPQHSMSPDGTCSLMVGPMSPNSQSSRGYRSLPYPLKKKDGKMHYECNVCCKTFGQLSNLKVHLRTHSGERPFKCNVCNKSFTQLAHLQKHHLVHTGEKPHQCDICKKRFSSTSNLKTHLRLHSGQKPYACDLCMQKFTQFVHLKLHKRLHTNDRPYVCQGCDKKYISASGLRTHWKTTSCKPNNIEEVLAITNAAHTECIGTLDKDCHEREGHEAYELHSASQGGLVGAGGARVAMPHGEALMGGHAHTTTPHLVTGHGQLSPSPGCPQYRSLLPPAADHEQAHYSSPGGETRPSVIESNQPLIIECT